The Patescibacteria group bacterium region GATATTTTTGTTGAAGCGGCGACAAGAATTCATCTCCCCAGGAGGGTGAAAAAGTCGTAATATCTAAAAAATCAATAATGATTTTTTCAGTATTTTCTTTGGGCAGTAGAGGGGATATAGCAGCCAAAGATTCTTTTCCGAGTTGCCGCGAAGTCAATAAATTGCCAAATTTTTTTAGTTCAATGAGCATATTCTTAAAAATTAATTAAAGCTAAACACCCCCGAAAAGAGATGTCGACTTGTTCGATTTTTAAATTAGTCGTTCTGCTATCTAGAATAGTGAAAGCATTTCCAGACTGGAAATATAATTTTAATTGTGTATCTTTTTGAATATCAACAACTACCTTTTTAACGTATTTTAGCCCATTGCCGCGATTCTCTGGAGACCGTCCAGAAATTTTTTCCGTGAATGCCGTCAATAAAGCTTCGCTATCATTTATTAAAGTCGGGAGGACTCTTTTGAGGGTAGTTAAAATGCCTTGGCCTCTATCAGCTAAGACGATTTGTTTTTTATTCAAATCGTAGGCGAAGAAGATACCTCTGATATCTGGCCATGATCCCAGATTGTGGTCGAAGGAATTATTGCCTATTTCCCCAACTATCGAACTAATAAGAGGAAAATCTTTTTTGAGTTCAGGAATTTTTTGCAGGCCTGCTTCTAAATGGTTTAGCCTGGATTGGAAAGTTGGCGCATCTAGACAAAAAAATTGGTCATCAGGCTCGATAGCCGTTGATTCAAGAACCCATTTTTTGGCCAAAGAAAAAATATCTTTAGTGATTAGTCGGATATCTGCAAGTTTGTAGTAGCGGTAACCTTTAGGGTTAATTCGAAAAGACTTAAGCCGATTAGATTTGTCCCAACGTCGCAAGGTTTGCATATTAACGCCAAGCATTTTTGCAGCCTCGCTGATTTTTATTAATTCAGTTTCATTTAACATAGTTATACAAATACCATTAAATTATACAAAGTTATACATTATTATATCAATATATACATTGTATATCATAGTGTCAGTAATGTCAACAAAAAAGACTTGGCTGGTACCAAGTCTTCTAAGGTGGACCTTAAGGGATTCGAACCCTTGACCCCCTGCTTGCAAAGCAGGTGCTCTAGCCAGCTGAGCTAAAGGCCCCTAGTTATAATTGTAGATTATTATATTATTTATTGTATTTCAAGAGCGGGCCTAATATCCAGTTTAAGAAGCCGCCCATTCCGCCGCTTAATTCGATGATGCCCAAGATGACTATCAGGAGGCCGATCAGCTTATAGCCTAGACGTGATCCGCCCTCTGTACCGAATTTATCTTCAAACCAAGCCATTCTACCGAAGTTCTGAAGCAGCCATTCAGTTTTGATAATCATCATTGTGCCGGCTGCCATAATTATTAAACCCCAGACAATGTGCATATATTTGTTATCTTATATAATTCAAAGGATTATATTTGCTGCCGCTTATAATAATCTCAAAGTGGAGATGGGGACCGGTTGATCGGCCAGTTGAGCCCATGGCGCCGATGTTTTCACCCTTATCAACGCTGTCGCCGACTTTCACGAATAATTTTGACATATGGCCGTAGCGGGTTTTTTTGCCGCCGCCATGATCGATAACGATAGTGTTCCCATAGCCGCCGTTCCAGCCGCCTTGGGAGATGGTTACTACGCCGCTGTCAGCCGCATAAATCGGCGTTCCGACTTTCGCAGCGATATCAACGCCGGGATGGCGCCAAGAGAAGTATTGGGTGATGCGATAGGCGCCGGCCGGCCAATTCATCTTACTCGCCGCCGCCGGAGCTTTAGGGGATTTTATCAGGTTAGAAATAACACCGACTCCGGACACGCTGGTCGTGCTTGGTTTTTTAGCGATTGTGGCCGTGCTCAACTTCTTTCCGCCAGGAATTATTATCTTTTGCCCGATCACCAGATGTTCCCCTAGATTATTACTACTACTAATCTGGTCTTCGCTGACGCCGTAATTTTTAGCTATTTTGCTTAAGGTATCGCCTTTAGCCACTACATATAAAACGCCTGAAGAGGGCAGGATCATCAGTTTATCTCCTGGACGGATCAAGCTAAAAGCGCTTAGGTTATTAGCCCATAAGATCGTATTGACACTGATATTGAATTTCCTAGCAATAGTGCTAATCGTATCTCCAGTCCCGACGCTATAGTATATGATTTCTTGCCTTTTAGCTACGCTGGAGACCGAGCTATTAATATCGCCGGCTACTACTAAGAAGTTCGGTTTGAAGACCGAGCTGTTGTCATCGCTGAAAGCGATGTCTGAGCTATTGTCAGTAATTTCTAGGTTGGCGTGCAAAGGATTAACCGCCTTATTTTCTTCAGCTAGATATTTGTCTTGTATGTTTTGTAGGCTATCAGCCGGACTGTTGTCTTCAATAAATTCTTGGTCGGCAATATTGCCAAATTCATTGGGAATCAGTTTTGCTAGGACAGTTTTGTATGTTTCATTGGAGGCACTCTTGGCGCTGCTACCATTACTGAGGTTTAGGATGAAAATGAAGATTATTAGGATGAAAATCAGAAGATGTCTTAAACGAGTGCTGCGTAAGTCCTGTATTGGCCTGCCAGTCCAGCCAGATTGGCGCATCCGGAAAAAACCATAATAAAATTTGACTAATATCTTATAGAATAGAAGTCGGGTAATAAACTTTAGAGGCCGAAAACTTAGTTTGACCAACTTCACCCCTAAATTTTTAAGTAAGATTACGGATTTTATAAGGGCAAGAGAGATTTGGACTAAAGCTTTGACTAGTTTACTGGGCGCTTGTTTCTCTATATATTTAGGATTTTAAACGGTTTTTCATATTATTTATCCTACCATCATTGCGCCTCGAGCGTCAAACATGGTATAATAATAAAAAATAAATAGTATAAATCAAAAAATTACTTATTTAGACCCCAAGGCTCTAAGTTGGTAAAAAATTTATGTCTAAAAAAAGCCTCTTTGGCTTAGGACTGATTTTTGCTTTAGTCCTCTTGCCAAGCCTAAGTTTCGCAGCTCCGGCGACTCCGACCCTAGTTTCGCCGAGTAATAATGCAAAGAATTACAATCACACAGTCACCACTCTTTATTGGAGCAAGATTCCAGGCGCTGCACGCTATGAATTACAGATTAGGAAAGATAATAATGGTTTTACGGACAGTGATTCCGTGACAGACGCTAATGGTTGGCTCAATACTAATAATTATATTAACCCCGGGCAAGTTACGACTGCTAATATTCCTTTTCTGACTGGTGGTCTAGAGCCAAATAAAACATATTTTTGGCATGTAAGGGCGTGTGATGCCACGGACTGCGGTAATTGGTCGCCTGCTTATAAATTTTCGACCGCTGCCTCTCCAGCTAAAACCACTCTTAGCTCACCCAAGTTTACCAGCAAGACAGTAAATGGTGTTACCACCTATTCTTATCCGACAATATATAAAAACAAGCCCCAGGAATTTAAATGGAATATGACCAATGGTTCCACTTATAGCGTTCTTAGGGTGTATGCTGCGACTATCCCTAACTTCACTTCTGCTCCTGTTTGCTCAATTACTGAAAAAATCAACATAAAATTAGAAGGCACAGCTATTGGTTCCGGAATCTTGTCGAATACGCCAGCTGGCAATTATTGCTGGACGGTTACTACTTATAATAACGTCGGTCCTGGAGCTGAAAGCGACCCTCAGTTTTTTATCTTGAAGAATAGTATTATTAATCCAGAAAATATATTTGCCCAGACAGGCTTTTCTTCGGCGGTTTTCTATTGGACCAACAACGGTGGCACTAACCCCACGATTGCCGTTAGTACTAAAGAATCTTTCCCTAATGACGTGAATTCAACTAGTGAGGATATCGTTGGCGCTAGTAATTTTGCGTGGTTAAGCTCCGGATCTTACGTTTATGATTTTATCAAGACTCATCCGAACGTTAATTTGTTCTGGAAAGTTAAAACTGCTGATTCTGGTTGGTCAAAAGCTAGAGCCTTTAAGTCTAATTTCTTAAAAGATCCTGTAATCTCTTGGCCAAAAGGCCAGACGATTACCGCTACATCTTCTGTCTTTAAGTGGGCAGCTAGCCCGGGAGCTAAATTCTATAAGATGACAGTCTCCGATGCTAATGGAGTAGTAAAGACCGTCTATTCTACTAATTCCACCTACAAGATCCCTAGCGGCTGGAATCTTTCGGCCGGAGCCTATACTTGGAAATTAACGGCTATTAATGATTTTGGTGAGAGTGGAGAAGTTACTGGTGGCTCATTCACTGCTCAATAATTATTTGTTCAGTTCAAATTAAAGCAGCCCGGCTCAGCCGGGCTGCTTTTGTTTATTCTAAGCATGGATTATGTTATAATCAAAATGTTTGGAAATATTTATTTATGACAAAAGTAGTTTTAATACGCCACGGGCAAACAACTTTTAATAAGAAGGGCTTGTTTTGCGGCTGGGTTGATGCCGGCTTGACTGCTCGGGGCAGGCAAGAGGCAATTAAGGCCGGAAAGGATCTAAAGCGCCGAGGGTTCGTTTTTGATGTAGCCTTTGATTCTTATTTGCGTCGCAGTAGCCAGACTTTATCCTTAATCCTAAAGAGCTATCCCGGTAAGCGTCCGAAAATAGTTAAAGATTGGCGCTTGAATGAACGTCATTACGGTGATTTACAAGGTAAGAACAAGAAGGAATCAGTTAAGGAATTCGGCTTGGAACAAGTAATGCTTTGGCGTCGTTCCTATTCGGTCCGCCCGCCCAAGATTTCCGCCTCTAACCGTTTCGATCAAAGGGATGATGCTAAGTATAGCGGTCTCCCGGTGCCTCGCACCGAGAGTTTGCAAGATGTAGAAAAAAGAGTTGTCGCCTTTTGGCGTGACATGGTGATTCCGGTTCTCAAAGAGGATAAGCGAGTGATCATTTCTGCCTCTGGCAATAGTTTGCGCGCCCTAGTTAAACACCTCTCGAAACTATCAGCTAAAGAAGTGGTAGATTTTAATATTCCGACCGGCATCCCCTTAGTTTACGAATTATCTAAGAAGTTTAAAGCCGAGAAGCGTTATTTTCTGGCTTCAGCCAGAGATTTGGCTAGAGCAGTGGAAGAGGTTAAAGGGCAGGTTAAAGTTAAATAGTCTGAAAAAGAACAACCCGGTTGACTAAGGGTTGTTTTTTATTTATCATTAGCTCATCGCTTTTTACAAATTTCTTTAACCCTCTAAAACCATTAACATGGAAGGATTAAGCAAAGAAAAAGTTTTGGCCGATTTAAAAGGAATGGCCACGAGCAAAGGCCTTGACCCCGATGATGTCGATCTGGAGGCTAGCCCGGCTGATGTCGGGTTTGATTCCTTAGACATTGCCGAATTGGTAATGGATATCGAGAAGAAATACGATATCTCTATCTCTGATTCGGAAACTAAGGCCCTGGCCACTTTCGGTGACATTTGCGACCTGATTCTGGAAAAAGCCTGAATCTGTGCCCACCAAAAAAGGACCCTTGGGTCCTTTTTTTTAATTTCCTGGGACGATGATGGCGAAAGGCTTTGTTTGCCCGTATGGTTTCGGGCCAGATTTAAGGCAATATTCGGGTAGGCCTCTTTTGAAATAAGGCGGTTTTTGTTTTTGGATAAGGCCAGCTAGATAATAGGCTAAAGCTAAAACGAGGGCGAAATTAGACTTTTGGGGCAAATTTATTTCCCAGCGCTGATTCTTTTCTCCAAAATAATCATTTTTCCCAAGACTGACAATCATCTCTTTGGGTGATTTACAGATAAATTTAGCGTGCCTGGCCGCACCCTCGGGATAGGCGCGCAAGCTAGCGTAGGGCCCAAAGAGTTCGTCATTCTTAACATTCAGCATATCGACGATCGCCTTGTATTTATCTGGCAGGATAAAAGTGAAGAAGGATTGTTTCTTGAAACTACTAGGAACATTTAGACGAGAAATGAAATCTTTTATCGCTTTAGGGTCCTCTTTAGTGGAACTTAGGATCATTCCTAGGTAGGTAGAGAAATTATAAGAATAAGGTTCAGCTATTTTTCGGAAACAGAAAACCTGATCGGCGATTTTAGCTCCGCTGGACTC contains the following coding sequences:
- a CDS encoding MerR family DNA-binding transcriptional regulator, whose protein sequence is MLNETELIKISEAAKMLGVNMQTLRRWDKSNRLKSFRINPKGYRYYKLADIRLITKDIFSLAKKWVLESTAIEPDDQFFCLDAPTFQSRLNHLEAGLQKIPELKKDFPLISSIVGEIGNNSFDHNLGSWPDIRGIFFAYDLNKKQIVLADRGQGILTTLKRVLPTLINDSEALLTAFTEKISGRSPENRGNGLKYVKKVVVDIQKDTQLKLYFQSGNAFTILDSRTTNLKIEQVDISFRGCLALINF
- a CDS encoding M23 family metallopeptidase; protein product: MRQSGWTGRPIQDLRSTRLRHLLIFILIIFIFILNLSNGSSAKSASNETYKTVLAKLIPNEFGNIADQEFIEDNSPADSLQNIQDKYLAEENKAVNPLHANLEITDNSSDIAFSDDNSSVFKPNFLVVAGDINSSVSSVAKRQEIIYYSVGTGDTISTIARKFNISVNTILWANNLSAFSLIRPGDKLMILPSSGVLYVVAKGDTLSKIAKNYGVSEDQISSSNNLGEHLVIGQKIIIPGGKKLSTATIAKKPSTTSVSGVGVISNLIKSPKAPAAASKMNWPAGAYRITQYFSWRHPGVDIAAKVGTPIYAADSGVVTISQGGWNGGYGNTIVIDHGGGKKTRYGHMSKLFVKVGDSVDKGENIGAMGSTGRSTGPHLHFEIIISGSKYNPLNYIR
- a CDS encoding 2,3-bisphosphoglycerate-dependent phosphoglycerate mutase; translation: MTKVVLIRHGQTTFNKKGLFCGWVDAGLTARGRQEAIKAGKDLKRRGFVFDVAFDSYLRRSSQTLSLILKSYPGKRPKIVKDWRLNERHYGDLQGKNKKESVKEFGLEQVMLWRRSYSVRPPKISASNRFDQRDDAKYSGLPVPRTESLQDVEKRVVAFWRDMVIPVLKEDKRVIISASGNSLRALVKHLSKLSAKEVVDFNIPTGIPLVYELSKKFKAEKRYFLASARDLARAVEEVKGQVKVK
- a CDS encoding phosphopantetheine-binding protein, yielding MEGLSKEKVLADLKGMATSKGLDPDDVDLEASPADVGFDSLDIAELVMDIEKKYDISISDSETKALATFGDICDLILEKA